The following coding sequences are from one Rathayibacter sp. VKM Ac-2760 window:
- a CDS encoding MarR family transcriptional regulator: MRVDDTPGMDGWPTGRLLATASRMVEHAWHGALAEIGLTHAGLVVLHLLQAGPAAQKELAASAHVEVQTMSRTIERLEREGHVSRVSDPADRRRQLVSLTAKGTEAWQRAHRLEVDMLPGTLDHGPLREALLDIIRDASESRWG; encoded by the coding sequence ATGCGCGTGGACGACACCCCGGGGATGGACGGCTGGCCCACCGGCCGCCTCCTCGCCACGGCGTCCCGGATGGTCGAGCACGCCTGGCACGGCGCGCTCGCCGAGATCGGCCTCACCCACGCGGGCCTGGTCGTGCTGCACCTGCTGCAGGCCGGCCCGGCCGCGCAGAAGGAGCTCGCCGCCTCCGCCCACGTCGAGGTGCAGACCATGTCGCGCACCATCGAGCGGCTCGAGCGCGAGGGGCACGTCTCCCGCGTGAGCGACCCCGCGGATCGGCGCCGCCAGCTGGTGTCCCTCACGGCGAAGGGGACCGAGGCGTGGCAGCGCGCGCACCGGCTCGAGGTCGACATGCTGCCCGGCACCCTCGACCACGGGCCGCTGCGCGAGGCACTGCTCGACATCATCCGCGACGCCAGCGAGTCGCGCTGGGGCTGA
- a CDS encoding neutral zinc metallopeptidase, which translates to MTFNDDSQLSGGKVRRRGRTTGIAVGGGAVGVVVLALLSQLLGVDLSGLGGLVGGGGGTSPDQVTSTAVACDSGADANAEVDCRLEGAAESLDRYWAGAAGAIGASYTTTGGVIVFEDQTTTGCGNATAAVGPFYCPPDQTIYLDTDFFDELRTRFGTSGGSLAQMYILAHEWGHHIQSLTGAMESADRSGTGPDSDSVRLELQADCYAGAWAGDASTVPDETGTPYLKPVTQEQYRDALSAAAAVGDDRIQEQATGTVDPEGWTHGSAEQRQRWFQAGFDADATACDTFAVEGSAL; encoded by the coding sequence ATGACCTTCAACGACGACTCCCAGCTCAGCGGCGGCAAGGTCCGCCGGCGCGGCCGCACCACCGGCATCGCGGTCGGCGGAGGCGCGGTGGGCGTCGTCGTGCTCGCCCTGCTCTCGCAGCTGCTCGGCGTCGACCTGTCCGGGCTGGGCGGGCTCGTCGGCGGCGGCGGCGGCACGTCGCCGGATCAGGTCACCAGCACCGCGGTCGCCTGCGACAGCGGCGCCGACGCCAATGCCGAGGTCGACTGCCGGCTCGAGGGCGCGGCGGAGTCGCTCGACCGCTACTGGGCCGGCGCGGCGGGCGCGATCGGCGCGAGCTACACGACGACCGGCGGCGTCATCGTCTTCGAGGACCAGACGACGACCGGCTGCGGGAACGCGACGGCCGCTGTCGGTCCGTTCTACTGCCCGCCGGACCAGACCATCTACCTCGACACCGACTTCTTCGACGAGCTGCGCACCCGCTTCGGCACCTCGGGCGGCTCGCTCGCGCAGATGTACATCCTGGCCCACGAGTGGGGCCACCACATCCAGAGCCTGACCGGGGCGATGGAGTCGGCCGACCGCAGCGGCACCGGCCCCGACTCGGACTCGGTCCGCCTCGAGCTGCAGGCCGACTGCTACGCCGGAGCCTGGGCCGGCGACGCCTCGACCGTCCCCGACGAGACCGGCACCCCCTACCTCAAGCCCGTGACGCAGGAGCAGTACCGCGACGCCCTGAGCGCCGCCGCGGCCGTCGGCGACGACCGCATCCAGGAGCAGGCGACCGGCACCGTCGACCCCGAGGGCTGGACCCACGGCTCCGCCGAGCAGCGCCAGCGCTGGTTCCAGGCCGGCTTCGACGCCGACGCCACCGCCTGCGACACCTTCGCGGTCGAGGGCTCCGCCCTCTGA